From the candidate division KSB1 bacterium genome, one window contains:
- a CDS encoding TerC family protein, giving the protein MHWLTDPQAWVALVTLTALEIVLGIDNIIFISILAGKLPQAQQPRARTLGLGLAMLSRIALLFSLTWVMHLTRPLFTVFRNEISGRDLILILGGLFLLAKSTHEIHNKLEGEEAHGAPRVRAAFLGVLVQIMLLDIVFSLDSVITAIGMANHLAIMVAAVVIAVGFMMLFAGAISDFVHRRPTVKMLALSFLLLIGVTLIADGLDQHIPKGYIYFAMAFSVFVEMLNLRLRSREVQPVKLRGEVFLEKEAGRPGQ; this is encoded by the coding sequence ATGCATTGGTTGACCGATCCACAAGCCTGGGTGGCGTTGGTGACGCTGACGGCGCTGGAGATCGTGCTCGGCATTGACAACATCATTTTCATTTCGATCCTGGCGGGCAAACTGCCGCAGGCACAACAGCCGCGCGCGCGCACACTCGGCCTGGGTCTGGCGATGCTCTCGCGCATCGCGCTGTTGTTTTCGCTCACCTGGGTGATGCACCTGACCCGGCCGCTGTTCACCGTCTTCCGCAATGAAATCTCCGGCCGCGATCTCATCCTGATCCTGGGCGGGCTGTTCCTGCTGGCCAAGAGCACCCACGAAATTCACAACAAGCTCGAAGGCGAGGAGGCGCATGGCGCTCCCAGAGTGCGCGCGGCGTTTCTCGGGGTCTTGGTGCAGATCATGCTGCTCGATATCGTATTCTCGCTCGATTCGGTGATCACCGCCATTGGCATGGCCAATCATCTCGCCATCATGGTGGCGGCGGTGGTGATTGCGGTGGGCTTCATGATGCTTTTCGCAGGGGCCATCAGTGATTTCGTGCATCGCCGCCCCACCGTCAAGATGCTCGCGCTCAGCTTCCTGCTGCTGATCGGCGTCACGTTGATTGCAGACGGTCTCGATCAACACATTCCCAAAGGCTACATCTATTTTGCCATGGCGTTTTCGGTGTTCGTGGAGATGTTGAATCTGCGCCTGCGCAGCCGGGAGGTGCAACCGGTGAAGCTGCGCGGCGAGGTTTTTCTGGAGAAGGAAGCGGGTCGGCCGGGCCAATGA
- a CDS encoding peptidylprolyl isomerase: MGMMQRMRSYTKIFFYGLVAVFVGTIVFDWGMNVTGLQTRDLTIAKVNGENITITEFDRAVNQVLENYKDSGAEITDSQLNSIRNRVLDDLINSRLVRQEISKHNLSTTDKEITYYLFDQPPEFIQQMFRTEQGQFDMARYQAALKNPQLDQAWISVEQEMRNQLPVQKLQDMLFASVLVTESDIRSEYLARYQKATVRYAAFPWDKYRTAAVTISPQEIQKYYKEHQDDLKEPEKRKIDYVIFSTNPTRQDSQAVQDTAAAVYQRALAGEDFGKLAELYSEDESNSSKGGDLGFFPRGQMVKPFEEAAFAAKPGEIVGPVPTNFGLHIIKVEERKQENGEEKVRARHILLRYQASRATREAAESDARFFAEQARETSWNETVASEKVPAQTSTFFVKGSGFVPGLGLNYAASQFIFRNPVNTVSDPFETPQGFAVIRVAEIQKEHTKSLEEAKTQIETTLKEERWRQMAQQTAEKFYAALLQAGTSSFETLAQRDTIALQTPEPFTRAGFVSGVGRDQAFIGTAFSLQPMEISKPVKGLRGSYLIQLLSRDEFNQADYNDKKEDLRNQLTNRARQQAFEQWLAALKKDADIEDKRERFF; this comes from the coding sequence ATGGGAATGATGCAAAGAATGCGCAGCTACACCAAGATCTTTTTCTATGGCTTGGTGGCTGTGTTTGTCGGCACCATCGTCTTTGACTGGGGCATGAATGTCACCGGTTTGCAAACCCGCGATTTGACCATTGCCAAGGTCAACGGTGAAAACATTACGATTACCGAGTTTGACCGCGCCGTCAATCAGGTGCTCGAAAATTACAAAGACAGCGGCGCCGAGATCACCGACAGCCAGCTCAATTCCATTCGCAATCGCGTGCTGGACGATTTGATCAACAGCCGGCTGGTGCGCCAGGAAATCAGCAAGCATAACCTGAGCACGACCGACAAGGAGATCACCTACTATCTGTTCGATCAGCCGCCGGAGTTCATTCAACAGATGTTCCGCACGGAGCAGGGCCAGTTCGACATGGCGCGCTATCAGGCGGCCCTGAAGAATCCGCAACTGGATCAGGCCTGGATCAGTGTCGAGCAGGAGATGCGCAACCAGTTGCCAGTGCAGAAGCTGCAGGATATGCTGTTTGCCTCGGTGCTCGTCACCGAAAGCGACATCAGGAGTGAATATCTCGCCCGCTATCAGAAGGCCACCGTGCGTTACGCAGCCTTCCCGTGGGACAAATATCGCACCGCCGCGGTGACCATCAGCCCGCAGGAAATTCAGAAGTACTACAAGGAACACCAGGACGATCTCAAGGAGCCGGAAAAGCGCAAGATCGATTACGTCATCTTTTCAACCAATCCCACCCGGCAGGATTCGCAAGCGGTACAGGATACCGCGGCCGCCGTCTATCAACGTGCGCTGGCCGGCGAAGATTTCGGCAAACTGGCGGAGCTTTACTCCGAAGACGAATCCAACAGCAGCAAAGGCGGCGATCTGGGATTTTTTCCGCGCGGGCAAATGGTGAAGCCGTTCGAAGAGGCCGCCTTCGCGGCCAAACCGGGCGAGATCGTGGGGCCGGTCCCCACCAATTTCGGCCTGCACATCATCAAAGTGGAGGAACGCAAGCAGGAGAACGGCGAGGAGAAAGTGCGGGCACGCCACATCCTGTTGCGCTATCAGGCCTCGCGCGCCACCCGGGAAGCCGCAGAGAGCGACGCCCGCTTTTTCGCCGAGCAGGCACGCGAAACCTCCTGGAACGAAACGGTTGCCAGCGAGAAAGTGCCGGCACAAACCAGCACCTTCTTCGTCAAGGGCAGTGGCTTCGTCCCCGGTTTGGGTTTGAATTACGCCGCCTCGCAGTTCATTTTCCGCAATCCCGTCAACACGGTGAGTGACCCCTTCGAGACGCCGCAGGGCTTCGCCGTGATTCGCGTGGCCGAGATACAGAAAGAGCACACCAAGTCGCTGGAGGAGGCCAAAACCCAAATCGAGACAACTTTGAAGGAGGAACGCTGGCGCCAAATGGCGCAGCAGACCGCCGAGAAGTTCTACGCCGCGCTGCTGCAGGCCGGCACCAGCTCCTTCGAGACGCTGGCCCAGCGCGATACAATTGCCCTTCAAACTCCCGAACCTTTCACCCGCGCCGGATTCGTCTCCGGCGTGGGGCGCGATCAGGCGTTCATTGGCACGGCTTTTTCGTTGCAACCGATGGAAATCTCCAAGCCGGTGAAGGGACTGCGCGGTTCCTACCTCATTCAACTGCTCAGCCGCGATGAATTCAACCAGGCCGATTACAACGACAAAAAGGAAGACCTGCGCAATCAGCTCACCAACCGCGCCCGCCAGCAGGCCTTCGAGCAATGGCTTGCGGCATTGAAGAAGGATGCCGACATCGAGGACAAACGCGAACGTTTCTTTTAA
- a CDS encoding sigma-54 dependent transcriptional regulator: MTEVEVKDLELVESMPPDGESSWGKNFGFDYHYPLVSRSPEIKEIFSLIKKVAKSNATILIQGETGTGKELIAGLIQFISHRASKPYVKVNCAALPENLLESELFGHEKGAFTGAYQTRIGKFEQSHEGTLFLDEIGDMHLSTQAKILRVLQDQTFTRLGGNRPIEVDVRVIAATNKDLWTEIEMGNFRADLYYRLNVVTLHIPPLRKRREDIPLIAEFFRRKFSREIRKKTKGFSAETMELLTNHSWPGNIRELKNLVERAVLVSEENEEIKPKDLSMAGKDYFAAGGKDRRRTNDGDLLSLDTLNLEVIEKEAILRALELRNWVQKDAAQLLGISPRALNYKINYHNITHPTWKKNT; this comes from the coding sequence GTGACAGAAGTAGAGGTTAAGGACTTGGAGCTGGTGGAAAGCATGCCACCGGACGGGGAGAGTTCGTGGGGCAAGAATTTCGGCTTCGACTATCATTACCCCCTGGTCAGTCGCAGTCCCGAAATCAAGGAGATTTTTTCACTGATCAAGAAAGTGGCCAAAAGCAATGCCACCATTTTGATTCAGGGCGAAACCGGCACCGGCAAGGAGCTGATCGCCGGCTTGATTCAATTCATCAGCCATCGCGCTTCCAAGCCGTATGTCAAAGTGAATTGCGCAGCGCTGCCCGAGAATCTGCTGGAGAGTGAGCTGTTTGGCCACGAGAAGGGCGCCTTCACCGGGGCGTATCAAACCCGCATCGGCAAGTTTGAGCAATCACACGAGGGCACGCTCTTTCTTGACGAGATCGGCGACATGCACCTCTCGACCCAGGCGAAGATTCTGCGGGTGCTGCAGGATCAGACCTTCACCCGCCTGGGCGGCAATCGTCCCATCGAGGTGGATGTGCGCGTGATCGCAGCCACCAACAAAGATTTGTGGACTGAGATCGAGATGGGCAACTTTCGCGCCGATTTGTACTACCGTCTCAATGTGGTGACGCTGCACATTCCACCGCTGCGCAAGCGGCGCGAAGACATTCCCCTGATCGCCGAGTTCTTCCGCCGCAAATTCTCCCGCGAGATTCGCAAGAAGACCAAGGGTTTTTCCGCCGAGACCATGGAGCTGCTCACCAACCATTCCTGGCCGGGCAACATTCGCGAGCTGAAAAATCTGGTCGAACGGGCCGTGCTGGTCTCGGAGGAGAATGAAGAGATCAAGCCCAAGGACTTGTCAATGGCGGGCAAGGATTACTTCGCCGCCGGCGGCAAGGACCGGCGCCGCACCAATGACGGCGATTTGCTCTCGCTCGACACGCTCAACCTTGAAGTCATCGAGAAGGAGGCGATTCTGCGCGCCCTGGAACTGCGCAACTGGGTGCAGAAGGATGCCGCCCAACTGCTCGGCATCTCACCGCGCGCGCTGAATTACAAAATCAACTACCATAACATCACCCATCCCACCTGGAAAAAGAACACCTGA
- a CDS encoding 4a-hydroxytetrahydrobiopterin dehydratase, with product MAAQHKLSEQEINQELSRLPGWTIAGGRLHKTFHFPSFVEAFGFMARVALLAEAMNHHPEWSNVYNRVVIDLVTHDAGGISAKDFALAHKIEAAA from the coding sequence ATGGCGGCGCAGCACAAGCTCAGCGAACAGGAAATCAACCAGGAGCTCTCCCGGCTGCCCGGCTGGACGATTGCCGGCGGCAGGCTGCATAAAACCTTCCACTTCCCCTCGTTCGTCGAGGCTTTCGGCTTCATGGCACGCGTGGCGCTGCTGGCCGAGGCCATGAATCATCATCCCGAATGGTCGAACGTTTACAACCGTGTCGTGATTGATCTGGTGACGCACGACGCTGGCGGCATCAGCGCGAAAGACTTCGCCCTCGCCCATAAAATCGAGGCAGCGGCCTAG
- a CDS encoding carotenoid 1,2-hydratase codes for MAKNICLTILGVLAWTVTLDSTARSTRPSSQQNPAAGAPFALALAPRAWQFPRDHGQHPEFRTEWWYFTGNLHSADGRAFGYHFTIFRNALTPVAANRPSAWAFRDAYVGHFALTDIARQRFHYDQRVARAALQLAGASQDSLQVFVGDWSAWQVRHHLHVRAASSFGSIAFRLEPTLPPVLQGNGGLSQKGPQPGEASFYYSLPMLHTEGRLTLGSDTLQVSGVSWMDHEFFTGVDASEVAGWDWFSLHLSDSTALMLYRLRRADGTLSRYSAGALIRSAGSVERIAFGEFQASPGGWWRSAKSDGDYPLAWRLRFQDYELTVTTPVAGQELDTRATTGVIYWEGYVEATGGRAGRPITGRGYLEMTGYVAAARPRL; via the coding sequence GTGGCGAAGAACATTTGTTTGACGATCCTGGGAGTACTGGCGTGGACGGTGACGCTTGATTCGACCGCCCGGTCCACGCGTCCGTCTTCGCAGCAAAACCCGGCGGCCGGCGCCCCTTTCGCGCTGGCGCTCGCGCCGCGTGCCTGGCAATTCCCGCGTGATCATGGCCAACATCCGGAGTTTCGCACGGAATGGTGGTATTTCACCGGCAACCTGCACAGTGCCGATGGCCGGGCCTTCGGCTATCACTTCACCATTTTTCGCAATGCGCTCACGCCGGTGGCCGCCAACCGGCCCTCCGCCTGGGCTTTCCGCGATGCCTATGTTGGCCACTTCGCCCTCACCGACATCGCACGCCAGCGCTTTCACTACGATCAGAGAGTCGCGCGCGCCGCCCTGCAGCTTGCCGGCGCGAGCCAAGATTCGCTGCAGGTGTTTGTGGGGGACTGGTCGGCGTGGCAGGTCCGCCACCACCTGCATGTGCGGGCAGCCAGCAGTTTCGGCAGCATTGCCTTCAGGCTGGAACCGACCCTGCCGCCGGTTTTGCAGGGCAATGGCGGCTTGTCGCAAAAGGGTCCGCAACCGGGCGAAGCTTCATTTTATTACTCCCTGCCCATGCTGCACACCGAAGGGCGGTTGACCCTGGGCTCCGACACCTTGCAGGTCAGCGGGGTAAGCTGGATGGATCATGAATTCTTCACCGGCGTCGACGCCAGCGAGGTGGCAGGGTGGGACTGGTTCAGCCTGCATCTTTCCGACTCCACCGCGCTCATGCTTTATCGCCTGCGCCGCGCGGATGGCACGCTCTCCCGTTATTCTGCCGGCGCTTTGATTCGGTCGGCGGGCAGCGTGGAGCGGATTGCGTTCGGGGAATTCCAGGCGTCTCCCGGCGGCTGGTGGCGCAGTGCAAAGTCTGACGGTGACTATCCCCTTGCATGGAGGCTGCGTTTTCAGGACTATGAGTTGACGGTTACCACTCCGGTGGCGGGACAGGAGTTGGACACGCGCGCCACCACCGGTGTGATCTATTGGGAAGGATATGTGGAGGCAACAGGCGGACGGGCAGGCAGGCCAATCACAGGCCGGGGGTATTTGGAAATGACGGGGTATGTTGCCGCGGCGCGGCCGCGCCTGTAA
- the uvrB gene encoding excinuclease ABC subunit UvrB yields MDKFELVSDYQPTGDQPRAIQELTEGLLRGVKHQTLLGVTGSGKTFTLANVIANVNRPVLVISHNKTLAAQLYGEFKGFFPRNAVEYFISYYDYYQPEAYVPSTDTYIEKDTAINDEIDRLRLKATSALLSRRDVLIVASVSCIYGLGDPEDYKAELLMLSRGQRIERNRILERLVDMQYSRNDFDFARGTFRVRGDVIEVIPAYEREAYRIEMFGNEIESFAQINTLTGEILGEVDSVAIFPAKHFVTPREKMLRALAAIREELAERLAWLRAHNKLLEAQRLEMRTNFDLEMLQEIGTCHGVENYSRHLSGRAPGQRPFTLIDYFPADFITIIDESHATIPQINGMYHGDRSRKETLVEHGFRLPSALDNRPLKFDEFEAMMKQVIYVSATPADYELQKSGGVVVEQVIRPTGLMDPEVEVRPVANQIDDLIAEIRQRVARHERVLVTTLTKRMAEDLADYLAELDIRVRYLHSEIEALDRVEIVRDLRLAEFDVLVGVNLLREGLDLPEVSLVAILDADKEGYLRSERSLIQTGGRAARNANGKVIMYADTLTGSMRRMIEETNRRREIQRQYNEAHGITPRTIYKSTEEILSSTQVADVRGDSKYNRETQAPVSASAWEKMTPFEREELLDRLEQEMLSAARHLEFERAAELRNEIEYLKTGKKRTPATYTVKKTRRRGRTR; encoded by the coding sequence ATGGACAAGTTTGAACTCGTCTCAGACTATCAGCCGACCGGTGATCAACCCCGGGCCATTCAAGAGCTTACCGAGGGGTTGTTGCGCGGTGTAAAGCATCAAACCCTGCTGGGTGTGACCGGCAGTGGCAAAACTTTCACCCTGGCCAATGTCATTGCCAACGTGAATCGGCCGGTACTGGTCATTTCTCATAATAAAACACTCGCCGCCCAGCTTTATGGTGAATTCAAGGGCTTCTTCCCGCGCAATGCGGTGGAGTATTTCATCAGCTACTACGACTATTACCAGCCGGAAGCCTATGTGCCGAGCACGGATACCTACATCGAAAAAGACACGGCCATCAACGACGAGATCGACCGGCTGCGCCTGAAGGCCACCAGTGCGCTGCTTTCCCGCCGCGACGTGCTGATTGTGGCCTCGGTCTCCTGCATCTATGGCCTGGGCGATCCGGAAGATTACAAGGCGGAGCTGCTCATGCTCAGCCGCGGGCAGCGCATCGAGCGCAACCGCATTCTGGAGCGGCTGGTGGACATGCAGTATTCCCGCAATGACTTCGATTTTGCACGCGGCACTTTTCGCGTGCGCGGCGACGTCATCGAAGTCATCCCGGCCTATGAGCGCGAAGCCTACCGCATCGAGATGTTCGGCAATGAGATCGAATCTTTCGCGCAGATCAACACGCTCACCGGCGAGATTTTGGGCGAGGTGGACAGCGTGGCGATTTTTCCGGCCAAGCATTTCGTGACCCCGCGCGAGAAAATGCTGCGCGCCCTCGCCGCCATTCGCGAAGAGCTGGCCGAGCGCCTGGCCTGGTTGCGTGCGCACAACAAACTGCTGGAGGCGCAACGGCTGGAGATGCGCACCAATTTCGACCTCGAGATGTTGCAGGAGATCGGCACCTGCCACGGCGTGGAGAACTACTCCCGCCACCTCTCCGGACGCGCACCCGGCCAGCGGCCGTTCACGTTGATCGACTATTTCCCCGCGGATTTCATCACCATCATCGATGAATCCCATGCCACCATTCCGCAGATCAACGGCATGTATCACGGCGACCGCTCGCGCAAGGAGACCCTGGTCGAGCATGGCTTCCGGCTGCCCTCGGCGCTGGACAACCGCCCGCTCAAATTCGATGAGTTCGAAGCCATGATGAAGCAGGTGATTTATGTCTCGGCCACACCGGCGGACTATGAACTGCAGAAGAGCGGCGGCGTGGTGGTCGAGCAGGTCATCCGCCCCACCGGCTTGATGGATCCCGAGGTCGAAGTGCGGCCGGTGGCCAATCAAATCGATGATCTCATCGCCGAAATCCGCCAGCGCGTGGCGCGGCATGAACGCGTGCTGGTGACCACCCTCACCAAGCGCATGGCCGAGGACCTGGCCGATTACCTCGCCGAGCTGGACATTCGCGTGCGCTATCTGCATTCGGAGATCGAAGCGCTCGACCGCGTCGAGATTGTGCGGGATCTGCGCCTGGCCGAGTTCGACGTGCTGGTGGGGGTGAACCTGCTGCGCGAAGGTCTGGATTTGCCGGAAGTGTCGCTGGTGGCGATTCTCGACGCCGACAAGGAGGGTTATCTGCGCAGCGAGCGCTCCCTGATTCAGACCGGCGGCCGCGCGGCGCGCAATGCCAACGGCAAAGTCATCATGTATGCCGATACCCTCACCGGCTCAATGCGCCGGATGATCGAAGAAACCAACCGCCGGCGCGAGATTCAGCGCCAGTACAACGAGGCCCACGGCATCACGCCCAGGACCATCTACAAGAGCACCGAGGAAATTCTCAGCTCGACCCAGGTGGCGGACGTGCGTGGCGACAGCAAATACAACCGCGAAACCCAGGCGCCGGTGTCGGCCTCCGCGTGGGAGAAAATGACGCCCTTCGAGCGCGAGGAATTGCTCGACCGCCTGGAGCAGGAAATGCTGAGCGCGGCACGCCATCTCGAGTTCGAACGCGCTGCCGAGCTGCGCAATGAGATCGAGTATCTCAAAACCGGGAAAAAGAGAACTCCCGCGACCTACACGGTGAAAAAGACGCGGCGGCGTGGTCGGACGCGCTGA
- a CDS encoding Ig-like domain-containing protein produces the protein MSWDANSEPDLAGYRVYYSLTTQRYSAANSRDVGLKLTTTFDNLEEGRRYYFVVTAYDRAGNESAYSREVSATVPVVDRTPPQISTVNAIDQTTVAVAFNEAVTKASAENKSNYRIDPQIVIARATLQADNHTVLLKTSEHSNGKTYTITVQNVSDAAQPPNSINPAVSATYTFTGLDQAPPVVTYVGAVDAATVEVRFDEPVAAASAEKLDNYAISGGITISSIARHADNRGVHLKTSAHQDGASYLITVRNIADLAATPNVMPEAMTLAYTYRANDRQAPAVRAAALLDLTTLSVTFDERVTRASAEQVGNYRISDNVQVQSARLNAEATEVILTTSAHVYDHDYTLTVSGITDASANANVMSPTSVRYRLQQQGVDREAPVVTYVGAHDETTVEVRFNEAVTKASAENPANYSITRGITISGATLHLDGRGVHLKTSPHSDGETYELTVSGITDRAPVPNRMTGSATMAYTFRANDLDPPAALAAILSSDLLTVTVLFNEKVSAATATNPENYTISENVRVYSASLNAEGTEVTLATSLHWYDHTFTVTVRGIADASPNANVTVQPAVLRYSLGAPGQFPGGGLTISAWSRKEYQIDTLRAGKRLYIDRAHTITSVPKKFEGLLMFRTAYRDRRDRSQTFFEFNLNRAADVYIAYDPRGEPVPDWLANHFTRVNKTVLINGPTDQLQIWKAHYPPGRVQLGGNMAEGGRTDVALTMYFVFVDDLQGGRGGSSASVPRLFTLHQNFPNPFNLKAGHLQTEISYFLQQQGHVVLTIYNMLGQAVRTMQDGVLPPGLHRHVWNGLDNDFQALPSGKYLYVLEIREQVSNGVFTVTTALERQTKVMTLLK, from the coding sequence GTGAGCTGGGACGCGAACAGCGAACCGGATCTGGCCGGTTATCGCGTGTATTACAGCCTCACCACCCAGCGTTATTCGGCAGCCAATTCCCGCGATGTCGGTTTGAAGCTGACCACCACTTTCGACAATCTTGAAGAGGGCCGGAGGTATTACTTCGTCGTCACCGCCTATGACCGGGCGGGCAACGAGAGCGCCTACTCCCGGGAAGTGTCGGCCACGGTGCCAGTGGTGGATCGCACGCCGCCGCAAATCAGCACGGTCAATGCGATCGATCAAACCACGGTGGCGGTGGCATTCAATGAGGCGGTCACCAAAGCGAGTGCCGAGAATAAGAGCAACTACCGTATTGATCCGCAGATCGTGATTGCGCGCGCCACCCTGCAGGCTGACAATCACACCGTCCTGCTTAAGACTTCGGAGCACAGCAACGGCAAAACCTATACGATCACCGTGCAAAACGTGAGCGATGCAGCCCAGCCGCCCAACAGCATCAACCCGGCGGTGTCGGCCACCTACACCTTCACCGGCCTCGACCAGGCGCCTCCCGTCGTCACCTATGTGGGCGCGGTGGACGCCGCCACCGTGGAAGTCCGCTTCGATGAGCCGGTAGCGGCAGCGAGCGCGGAGAAACTCGACAATTATGCCATCAGCGGCGGCATCACCATCAGCAGCATTGCACGGCACGCGGACAATCGCGGCGTGCATCTCAAGACCAGCGCGCATCAGGACGGCGCCAGTTATCTCATCACGGTGCGCAACATTGCCGATCTGGCGGCAACGCCCAATGTCATGCCGGAGGCCATGACCCTGGCTTACACCTATCGCGCCAACGACCGGCAGGCGCCGGCTGTGCGCGCTGCCGCGCTGCTCGATCTGACAACCCTGAGTGTGACCTTTGATGAACGCGTCACCCGCGCTTCCGCCGAACAGGTGGGGAATTACCGCATTTCCGACAACGTGCAGGTGCAGAGCGCGCGCTTGAACGCGGAAGCCACCGAAGTCATCCTGACGACTTCCGCGCATGTTTACGATCACGATTACACCCTGACAGTAAGCGGCATCACCGATGCCTCGGCCAATGCCAATGTCATGAGCCCCACGTCGGTGCGCTACCGCCTGCAACAGCAGGGTGTTGACCGCGAGGCGCCGGTGGTGACCTATGTTGGCGCCCATGACGAAACCACGGTCGAAGTGCGCTTCAACGAAGCGGTCACCAAAGCGAGCGCGGAAAATCCCGCCAATTACAGCATCACGCGCGGCATCACCATCAGCGGCGCGACGCTGCACCTGGACGGCCGCGGGGTGCATCTCAAAACCAGCCCGCACAGCGACGGCGAGACCTATGAGCTGACGGTTTCCGGCATCACCGATCGCGCACCCGTGCCCAACAGAATGACGGGTTCCGCCACCATGGCCTACACTTTTCGCGCAAACGACCTGGATCCGCCCGCCGCCCTCGCCGCGATTTTATCGTCTGATCTGCTCACGGTCACCGTGCTCTTCAATGAAAAAGTCAGCGCGGCAACGGCCACCAATCCGGAGAACTACACGATTTCGGAAAATGTGCGGGTCTATTCCGCGAGCTTGAATGCCGAGGGCACCGAGGTCACGCTCGCCACTTCGCTGCATTGGTACGATCACACTTTCACCGTGACCGTGCGCGGCATTGCGGATGCCTCCCCCAACGCCAATGTCACGGTGCAGCCAGCCGTGCTGCGCTATTCCCTCGGCGCGCCGGGGCAGTTTCCCGGCGGCGGCCTCACCATCAGCGCCTGGTCGCGCAAGGAATACCAGATCGACACGCTGCGCGCCGGCAAACGGCTTTATATCGATCGCGCCCACACCATTACCAGCGTCCCCAAGAAATTCGAGGGCCTGTTGATGTTCCGCACGGCCTATCGCGACCGGCGCGACCGCTCGCAGACCTTCTTCGAATTCAATCTCAATCGCGCCGCTGACGTTTACATTGCCTATGACCCTCGCGGGGAACCGGTGCCCGACTGGCTGGCAAACCATTTCACCCGCGTCAACAAAACCGTGCTGATCAACGGCCCAACCGATCAGTTGCAAATCTGGAAGGCACATTATCCTCCCGGCCGCGTGCAGTTGGGCGGCAACATGGCGGAAGGCGGCCGCACCGATGTGGCCCTGACCATGTATTTCGTATTTGTGGACGATCTGCAAGGCGGGCGCGGCGGCAGCAGCGCGAGTGTGCCCCGGCTGTTCACGCTGCATCAGAATTTTCCCAATCCCTTCAATTTGAAGGCCGGTCACCTGCAGACCGAGATCAGCTATTTCCTGCAGCAGCAGGGCCATGTTGTGCTCACCATCTACAACATGCTCGGCCAGGCGGTGCGCACCATGCAGGACGGCGTGCTGCCGCCCGGTTTGCACCGCCATGTGTGGAATGGCCTGGACAACGATTTCCAGGCGCTGCCCAGCGGCAAGTACCTCTATGTTCTCGAGATTCGCGAGCAGGTGAGCAACGGCGTCTTCACCGTGACCACCGCGCTCGAGCGCCAAACCAAAGTGATGACCCTGTTGAAATAG